From the genome of Pygocentrus nattereri isolate fPygNat1 chromosome 25, fPygNat1.pri, whole genome shotgun sequence, one region includes:
- the LOC108425722 gene encoding beta-1,3-galactosyltransferase 1-like isoform X2, with product MAAVSLSRLRFQKRFILLLSITFIVSATVFVSKVWFSNFAKFTTLKKVRNRTVINMACLTRHDRTIKQLMSDAKHTTNRHNVTDMLSMESMTAVPVKEASSICYHEAYPHNYRFIIDEPHKCEQENPFLVLMVPVAPHELEARNAIRRTWGNESVVQNKNITVVFSLGLPGIEAEKQQEELRLENQLYHDLIQSDFMDSYLNLTIKTMVIMDWLATRCPQASYAMKIDSDMFLNLENLMSLLLRPDTPKEDYITGKVMWNVPVIRDKNSKWYVPEELYDEDYYPTYLLGMGYVFSNDLSGKIVKVSKEIKPFNIEDAYVGACVERIGISPSDPPNPSQFKDYFSGRYKRKEFASVITTILHSPQQLITFWQDLKGPHERLGVERLITDDIWDIFG from the coding sequence ATGGCCGCCGTCAGCCTCAGCAGGTTGCGTTTTCAGAAGCGCTTCATATTATTGCTGTCCATAACCTTCATTGTGTCTGCCACTGTTTTTGTGTCCAAAGTGTGGTTCAGCAATTTCGCCAAGTTTACCACACTTAAAAAAGTCAGAAATCGAACAGTAATAAATATGGCCTGTCTCACGAGACACGACAGAACAATCAAACAACTGATGTCCGATGCCAAACACACCACAAACAGACATAACGTGACGGACATGCTCAGTATGGAGTCCATGACGgctgttccagtgaaagaagcGTCATCCATCTGTTACCATGAAGCGTATCCACACAACTACCGCTTCATCATAGACGAGCCCCATAAGTGTGAACAAGAGAACCCGTTTCTGGTCCTCATGGTTCCAGTGGCTCCGCATGAACTGGAGGCGCGCAACGCCATCCGGAGAACATGGGGTAATGAGAGCGTggtccaaaacaaaaacatcacgGTGGTCTTCTCGCTGGGTCTGCCTGGGATTGAGGCTGAGAAACAACAGGAGGAACTAAGGCTGGAAAACCAGCTGTACCATGatctcatccagagcgacttcaTGGACTCATACCTCAACTTGACGATAAAGACCATGGTAATCATGGACTGGCTGGCCACACGTTGCCCACAGGCATCCTACGCCATGAAGATCGACTCTGACATGTTCTTGAATCTGGAGAACTTGATGAGCTTGTTGCTGAGACCTGATACTCCTAAAGAAGACTATATTACAGGAAAGGTTATGTGGAATGTACCGGTCATCCGGGACAAGAACTCCAAGTGGTATGTGCCAGAGGAATTATATGATGAAGACTACTACCCAACATACCTGCTGGGGATGGGTTATGTCTTCTCCAATGACCTTTCAGGGAAGATTGTTAAGGTTTCAAAAGAAATTAAGCCGTTTAACATAGAGGATGCATACGTGGGTGCCTGTGTGGAACGAATAGGAATTTCACCTTCAGACCCTCCCAATCCCTCCCAGTTTAAGGACTATTTTAGCGGTAGGTATAAACGAAAAGAGTTTGCCAGTGTGATCACCACCATCCTTCACTCCCCACAGCAGCTGATCACATTCTGGCAGGACCTAAAGGGCCCACATGAACGACTTGGAGTTGAAAGACTCATAACTGATGATATTTGGGATATATTTGGCTGA
- the LOC108425722 gene encoding beta-1,3-galactosyltransferase 1-like isoform X1, which produces MFALSCILLSCRPCCHDFPNIRKYNRTGDPHITGSPTQKMAAVSLSRLRFQKRFILLLSITFIVSATVFVSKVWFSNFAKFTTLKKVRNRTVINMACLTRHDRTIKQLMSDAKHTTNRHNVTDMLSMESMTAVPVKEASSICYHEAYPHNYRFIIDEPHKCEQENPFLVLMVPVAPHELEARNAIRRTWGNESVVQNKNITVVFSLGLPGIEAEKQQEELRLENQLYHDLIQSDFMDSYLNLTIKTMVIMDWLATRCPQASYAMKIDSDMFLNLENLMSLLLRPDTPKEDYITGKVMWNVPVIRDKNSKWYVPEELYDEDYYPTYLLGMGYVFSNDLSGKIVKVSKEIKPFNIEDAYVGACVERIGISPSDPPNPSQFKDYFSGRYKRKEFASVITTILHSPQQLITFWQDLKGPHERLGVERLITDDIWDIFG; this is translated from the exons ATGTTTGCCTTATCCTGTATTCTGTTATCCTGTAGACCATGCTGCCATGACTTCCCAAACATCAGGAAATATAACAGAACCGGTGACCCTCATATTACTGGCAG tccaaCCCAAAAAATGGCCGCCGTCAGCCTCAGCAGGTTGCGTTTTCAGAAGCGCTTCATATTATTGCTGTCCATAACCTTCATTGTGTCTGCCACTGTTTTTGTGTCCAAAGTGTGGTTCAGCAATTTCGCCAAGTTTACCACACTTAAAAAAGTCAGAAATCGAACAGTAATAAATATGGCCTGTCTCACGAGACACGACAGAACAATCAAACAACTGATGTCCGATGCCAAACACACCACAAACAGACATAACGTGACGGACATGCTCAGTATGGAGTCCATGACGgctgttccagtgaaagaagcGTCATCCATCTGTTACCATGAAGCGTATCCACACAACTACCGCTTCATCATAGACGAGCCCCATAAGTGTGAACAAGAGAACCCGTTTCTGGTCCTCATGGTTCCAGTGGCTCCGCATGAACTGGAGGCGCGCAACGCCATCCGGAGAACATGGGGTAATGAGAGCGTggtccaaaacaaaaacatcacgGTGGTCTTCTCGCTGGGTCTGCCTGGGATTGAGGCTGAGAAACAACAGGAGGAACTAAGGCTGGAAAACCAGCTGTACCATGatctcatccagagcgacttcaTGGACTCATACCTCAACTTGACGATAAAGACCATGGTAATCATGGACTGGCTGGCCACACGTTGCCCACAGGCATCCTACGCCATGAAGATCGACTCTGACATGTTCTTGAATCTGGAGAACTTGATGAGCTTGTTGCTGAGACCTGATACTCCTAAAGAAGACTATATTACAGGAAAGGTTATGTGGAATGTACCGGTCATCCGGGACAAGAACTCCAAGTGGTATGTGCCAGAGGAATTATATGATGAAGACTACTACCCAACATACCTGCTGGGGATGGGTTATGTCTTCTCCAATGACCTTTCAGGGAAGATTGTTAAGGTTTCAAAAGAAATTAAGCCGTTTAACATAGAGGATGCATACGTGGGTGCCTGTGTGGAACGAATAGGAATTTCACCTTCAGACCCTCCCAATCCCTCCCAGTTTAAGGACTATTTTAGCGGTAGGTATAAACGAAAAGAGTTTGCCAGTGTGATCACCACCATCCTTCACTCCCCACAGCAGCTGATCACATTCTGGCAGGACCTAAAGGGCCCACATGAACGACTTGGAGTTGAAAGACTCATAACTGATGATATTTGGGATATATTTGGCTGA